One genomic window of Polynucleobacter sp. HIN11 includes the following:
- the ubiB gene encoding ubiquinone biosynthesis regulatory protein kinase UbiB, producing MSRIVRLSIIFYTAWRFNLFGLIRDNLRPGVRRFFLGLIASTSPSQLPRGERIRLALEALGPIFVKFGQVLSTRRDLLPDDVSNELAKLQDRVPPFSNEQSKAIIEKALGHPIEVIFSSFDATPVASASVAQVHFGVLRGNETHPEWANKEIAIKVLRPGILPVIESDLALMHDLARIVEKVSEDGRRLKPREVVAEFDTYLHDELDLMREAANASQLRRNFADSDKLMIPEMIWDLCHTNVIVMERMYGVSIGKTHELRAAGVDFKKLAIDGVEIFFTQVFEYGFFHADMHPGNILVSLDPNTFGRYISLDFGIVGNLSEFDKNYLAQNFLAFFNRDYRRVAELHIESGWVPANTRLEELEGAVRTVCEPYFDRPLKDISLGIVLMRLFQTSRRFKVEIQPQLTLLQKTLLNVEGLGRQLDPDLDLWKTAKPILERWVSQQLGLRGLIDGLKKEAPNWAKILPTLPRLIAENLEQVHRKEQRPELDLLKQLLIDERRKRRQWLGIALFLSGFLVGALLVLVRIHSI from the coding sequence GTGAGTCGTATTGTTCGCCTAAGCATTATTTTCTATACGGCTTGGCGCTTTAATTTATTTGGGCTGATTCGCGATAATTTGAGACCCGGTGTGCGCCGGTTCTTTCTTGGACTCATTGCATCAACCTCCCCAAGTCAGTTACCTCGTGGCGAGCGAATTCGCTTAGCACTTGAGGCGCTTGGCCCAATTTTTGTTAAATTTGGTCAGGTCCTATCGACCCGTAGGGATTTATTGCCCGATGATGTTTCTAATGAACTAGCGAAGCTTCAAGATCGTGTCCCGCCTTTTTCTAATGAGCAATCCAAGGCGATTATTGAAAAAGCATTAGGCCACCCGATCGAAGTGATTTTCTCATCGTTTGATGCAACGCCAGTGGCGAGTGCATCGGTCGCGCAGGTTCATTTTGGAGTCTTGCGAGGTAACGAGACGCATCCCGAGTGGGCTAATAAAGAGATCGCCATCAAAGTATTGCGCCCTGGTATTTTGCCGGTGATTGAGAGCGACTTGGCTTTAATGCATGACTTGGCACGCATTGTCGAGAAAGTTTCAGAAGATGGTCGACGACTCAAGCCACGAGAGGTGGTCGCCGAATTTGATACCTATTTGCACGATGAACTTGATCTGATGCGCGAAGCGGCTAATGCTAGCCAATTGCGCCGCAATTTTGCAGACTCCGACAAACTCATGATTCCTGAAATGATTTGGGATTTATGCCATACCAATGTGATTGTGATGGAGCGGATGTATGGCGTCTCAATTGGTAAAACGCATGAGTTGCGCGCTGCAGGAGTTGATTTTAAGAAGTTGGCTATCGATGGGGTTGAGATCTTTTTTACTCAAGTTTTTGAGTATGGCTTCTTTCACGCGGACATGCACCCAGGAAATATCTTAGTCAGCTTGGACCCCAATACCTTTGGTCGATACATCTCCCTCGACTTCGGGATTGTTGGAAATTTGAGCGAGTTTGATAAGAATTATTTGGCCCAGAATTTCTTGGCATTCTTTAATCGCGACTATCGGCGTGTTGCCGAGTTACACATTGAATCAGGTTGGGTTCCAGCAAATACTCGATTAGAAGAGTTGGAGGGCGCAGTGCGCACCGTTTGCGAACCCTATTTTGATCGACCACTGAAAGATATTTCTTTGGGTATTGTGTTGATGCGACTCTTTCAAACATCACGTCGCTTTAAGGTTGAGATTCAACCCCAACTTACTTTATTGCAAAAGACCCTCTTAAATGTGGAGGGCCTGGGTCGTCAATTGGACCCTGACCTCGACCTTTGGAAAACCGCTAAACCTATTTTGGAGCGCTGGGTGAGCCAGCAGCTTGGATTGCGAGGACTCATTGATGGGCTAAAGAAAGAGGCGCCAAATTGGGCGAAGATTTTGCCTACCTTGCCACGTCTGATTGCTGAAAACCTGGAACAGGTTCACCGTAAAGAGCAGCGCCCTGAGTTGGATTTGCTGAAACAGCTGTTAATCGATGAGCGACGCAAACGTCGCCAATGGCTCGGAATCGCTTTATTCCTCAGCGGTTTCTTAGTCGGCGCTCTTTTGGTTTTGGTCCGAATCCACTCCATTTAA
- a CDS encoding ubiquinone biosynthesis accessory factor UbiJ translates to MNLRFDFPKTALVRAINHVLEREQWALRDLSNHQGQVIELILPIGSMQWQIQDDSFIALLSEVHPHPNLVLEVDANSFSALSAPQGTIKDRAMRAVKITGDAQLAQLIAKLSNQLRWEYEEDLARIIGDAPAHYISTQAKRFAKATEKAILDLQGNMVEYLSEEKKVLLHQRDFVSHKMEIQAVRDAVERLEKRISFLQKSRD, encoded by the coding sequence ATGAACCTGCGTTTTGATTTCCCAAAAACGGCTTTGGTGCGCGCCATTAATCATGTCCTTGAGCGTGAGCAGTGGGCTTTGCGTGATTTAAGTAATCATCAAGGGCAGGTAATCGAGTTAATTTTGCCAATCGGGTCAATGCAATGGCAAATTCAGGACGACTCGTTTATTGCTCTTTTATCTGAAGTGCATCCGCATCCTAATTTGGTTTTAGAAGTTGATGCCAACAGCTTTTCAGCGCTTAGCGCCCCGCAGGGAACCATCAAAGACCGGGCGATGAGAGCCGTCAAAATAACGGGCGATGCCCAATTGGCTCAATTGATTGCTAAGCTTTCAAATCAATTGCGTTGGGAGTACGAGGAAGATTTAGCCAGAATTATCGGTGATGCACCCGCACACTATATTAGTACGCAAGCCAAACGCTTTGCTAAAGCGACAGAGAAAGCAATCCTTGATTTACAAGGGAATATGGTCGAGTACCTAAGTGAGGAAAAAAAAGTCTTATTGCATCAACGCGATTTTGTTTCTCATAAAATGGAGATCCAGGCAGTTCGTGATGCGGTTGAGCGCCTTGAAAAACGAATTTCCTTTTTACAAAAAAGTCGGGATTAA
- a CDS encoding Tim44 domain-containing protein has protein sequence MKSTYLKAGVFALSFAFLSVGHVAVVDAKRLGGGSNIGRSANAPKQKQAQPPAQQKPAQQAQQPAAAPAQAAAPAAAAKRSGLGGMLGGLAAGLGIAYLLSHFGLGEAAASFLTGLLLAVLVGFVLLFVLRRFMPASAKNMPSPVPASNGMQRTARQEPAFTPSHPVNAGFGSPSPILDEAPAYQLPEGFDQIAFLANAKHYFTRLQKAWDAGDLEALREFTTPEMFASLQRDLQGRAEGVNHTDVVTLNAELLGVETDANTYLCSVEFTGMIREQADGPAEPFREVWNLSKPVNGPGGWVLAGIQQLV, from the coding sequence ATGAAAAGTACTTATTTAAAAGCCGGTGTTTTTGCACTGTCCTTTGCTTTTTTATCGGTTGGGCATGTCGCTGTTGTTGACGCAAAGCGTTTGGGCGGTGGGTCGAACATCGGTCGCTCAGCCAACGCGCCTAAGCAAAAACAAGCACAACCTCCGGCCCAGCAAAAACCAGCACAGCAAGCGCAGCAACCTGCTGCGGCACCTGCTCAAGCTGCTGCGCCAGCCGCTGCAGCTAAGCGTTCGGGCTTAGGTGGAATGTTAGGCGGTCTTGCAGCAGGTCTTGGAATTGCTTACTTGCTTTCGCATTTTGGTTTAGGTGAGGCCGCTGCTTCATTTTTGACAGGACTCTTATTGGCCGTCTTAGTTGGTTTTGTATTGTTATTCGTGTTGCGCCGCTTTATGCCAGCCAGCGCTAAAAATATGCCAAGCCCAGTGCCTGCCTCTAATGGAATGCAACGAACCGCGAGGCAAGAGCCTGCCTTTACGCCTAGTCATCCAGTGAATGCTGGATTTGGATCGCCAAGCCCAATACTTGATGAGGCTCCTGCTTATCAACTGCCTGAAGGCTTTGATCAAATCGCATTTTTGGCCAATGCAAAACACTACTTCACACGTTTGCAAAAGGCTTGGGATGCTGGCGATCTTGAGGCATTGCGCGAATTTACAACCCCCGAAATGTTTGCCAGCTTGCAACGTGATCTGCAGGGCCGTGCTGAAGGTGTAAATCATACCGATGTAGTCACGCTAAACGCTGAACTCTTGGGTGTTGAGACCGATGCGAATACCTACCTGTGCAGCGTTGAGTTCACTGGCATGATTCGGGAACAGGCAGATGGACCCGCTGAACCATTTAGGGAGGTTTGGAATTTATCGAAGCCCGTCAATGGTCCTGGAGGCTGGGTTCTAGCTGGTATTCAGCAATTGGTTTAA
- the ubiE gene encoding bifunctional demethylmenaquinone methyltransferase/2-methoxy-6-polyprenyl-1,4-benzoquinol methylase UbiE, with protein sequence MSKTHFGYQSIDESQKAEKVAEVFHSVASKYDIMNDLMSAGLHRLWKKFTLAQANVKPGDRVLDIAGGTGDLAYSFAQSAQWGIHPEAEVWLSDINASMLSVGRDRLLDRGLAIPCIQFDAEQIPFPNHHFDVVSVAFGLRNMTHKEHALSEMARVIRPGGKVLVLEFSKPDPLIAPIYDLYSFKVLPWLGDKVAKDAASYQYLAESIRMHPDAQTLKAMMESVGFDEVHTHRMTGGIVALHIGIKY encoded by the coding sequence ATGTCAAAGACCCATTTTGGATATCAAAGTATTGATGAGTCTCAAAAGGCCGAGAAAGTTGCCGAGGTCTTCCATTCGGTAGCTTCGAAATACGACATCATGAACGATCTGATGTCGGCCGGTTTGCATCGCCTCTGGAAAAAATTTACCTTAGCCCAAGCGAATGTTAAGCCCGGCGACCGGGTGCTTGATATTGCTGGTGGGACTGGCGACCTTGCCTACTCTTTTGCGCAATCTGCGCAATGGGGCATTCATCCTGAGGCTGAGGTGTGGTTAAGCGATATCAATGCATCCATGCTATCGGTAGGTCGAGATCGACTTTTGGATCGCGGTCTTGCAATTCCATGCATTCAGTTTGATGCAGAACAGATCCCCTTCCCAAATCACCATTTTGATGTAGTGAGCGTTGCATTTGGTCTGCGGAATATGACGCATAAAGAGCATGCCTTGTCGGAGATGGCTAGGGTGATTCGACCTGGGGGTAAGGTTTTGGTTTTGGAGTTTTCCAAGCCAGACCCACTCATAGCCCCAATTTACGACCTATATTCCTTTAAGGTGCTGCCATGGCTTGGGGACAAGGTTGCGAAGGATGCCGCTAGTTATCAATACTTGGCAGAATCAATCCGCATGCATCCAGATGCCCAAACCCTCAAAGCCATGATGGAGAGCGTTGGGTTTGATGAGGTCCATACCCATAGGATGACTGGGGGTATCGTCGCCTTGCATATTGGTATTAAATACTAG
- a CDS encoding gamma-butyrobetaine hydroxylase family protein, protein MIPSNLIVHENSKVLELQYENGKSYRLPFEFLRVYSPSAEVRGHGPGQEVLQTGKRDVGIVNIEPVGHYAIKPTFSDGHDSGLYSWDYLYELCENQESLWKDYLERCKIAGIDRDAAMVTKSHGCGH, encoded by the coding sequence ATGATTCCAAGCAATTTAATCGTGCATGAAAACTCAAAGGTTCTCGAGCTTCAATACGAGAATGGAAAGAGCTATCGTTTACCTTTTGAGTTTTTGCGTGTTTACTCACCATCAGCCGAGGTACGTGGTCATGGACCAGGGCAGGAGGTCTTACAAACGGGTAAGCGAGACGTTGGCATCGTAAACATTGAGCCAGTTGGTCATTACGCAATTAAGCCAACTTTTTCAGATGGTCATGACTCGGGTCTTTATTCATGGGACTATTTGTATGAGTTATGTGAAAACCAAGAGTCTTTGTGGAAAGATTACCTTGAGCGCTGCAAAATCGCCGGTATTGATCGCGATGCTGCGATGGTGACTAAATCCCATGGTTGTGGGCACTAA
- a CDS encoding DUF3683 domain-containing protein encodes MNAPISLDSLSEIDTQSHRLREIPYNYTSFSDREIVIRLLGAKAWEILEQLRGVRRTGRSARMLFEVLGDIWVVERNPYLQDDLLDNPKRREALIQALWHRLGEVEKRISGDFAEQVNDLLSAARTAVESFANNFQTVSQLRKQAKRIFSKFTHVDNIAFDGMSRVAHVTDATDWRIEYPFVVLKPDTEAEIPNLVRACIELGLTIVPRGGGTGYTGGAIPMVAMSAVINTEKLIDLGAVVHSVLPGLSAPVPTIFSGAGVVTRRVADAAEKQGLVFAVDPTSADASCIGGNIAMNAGGKKAVLWGTALDNLASWRMVDPDGNWLDIERLDHNLGKIHDQGVARFRLIWSDGKAAPQAKVLRSEVLEIEGAKFRKAGLGKDVTDKFLSGLPGIQKEGCDGLITSATWILHRMPKHMRTVCLEFFGQAREAIPSIVEIKAYLDDLSKKGGPLLAGLEHLDDRYLKAVGYSTKSKRNGLPKMVLIGDIAGEDEEAVAAATSEVVRMANRRVGEGFVAVSAEARKKFWLDRARTAAIAKHTNAFKINEDVVIPLERMGEYTDGIDQINIELSLKNKIQLLDALEQYINQATLPIRANDEIEDISRAEMVGDRVIQAQTLLREVRSRWAEWLEKIDQFFPQLQDGTLRASWKNELLAPLQVIFGGSTFDLVLKEIKSIHQKILRKRVFVALHMHAGDGNVHTNIPVNSDDYEMLQDAHRAVDRIMVLARSLDGVISGEHGIGITKLEYLTDEELKEFRSYKNRVDPNNHFNKGKLMPNANLQMAYTPSFGLMGHESIIMQQSDIGAIADSVKDCLRCGKCKPVCATHVPRANLLYSPRDKILATSLLIEAFLYEEQTRRGVSIRHWEMFDDVAAHCTVCHKCYTPCPVKIDFGDVTMNMRNLLRKMGQRRFNPGTSASMLFLNATNPETIRMSRKVMIEWGYGLQRFAHQLFKKWAVQQTQSPPATVGKPALKEQVIYFVNKKMPGNLPKKTARALLDIENADYVPIIRNPLETSVDTEAVFYFPGCGSERLFSQVGLATQAMLWHVGVQTVLPPGYLCCGYPQKGNGDFDKAEKMITDNRVLFHRVANTLNYLDIKTVVVSCGTCYDQLAGYQFDQIFPGCRIIDIHEYLLEKGLRLEGVEGVRYMYHDPCHTPMKLQDPLKTVNELITLEDGTAIVKNERCCGESGTLAITRPDISTQVRYRKQIEMEKGATELRKDFAGEVKVLTSCPSCLQGLSRFDGDSETKADYIVVEMAKHLLGDNWLESYITKANQGGIERVLV; translated from the coding sequence ATGAACGCACCTATCTCCTTAGATAGTTTGTCTGAGATCGATACGCAATCCCATCGTCTTCGTGAGATTCCGTATAACTACACCTCATTTTCTGATCGAGAGATCGTCATTCGTCTTTTAGGGGCGAAGGCTTGGGAAATTTTGGAGCAGTTGCGTGGTGTGCGACGCACGGGCCGCTCTGCCAGGATGCTGTTTGAGGTGCTGGGCGATATTTGGGTCGTCGAGCGTAATCCCTATTTACAAGATGATTTATTAGATAACCCCAAACGACGCGAGGCACTCATTCAGGCCCTATGGCATCGTTTGGGTGAGGTTGAAAAACGGATCTCTGGAGATTTTGCTGAACAGGTCAACGATTTGCTGTCAGCCGCTCGCACTGCAGTGGAATCCTTTGCGAATAACTTTCAAACCGTATCGCAATTGCGCAAGCAGGCCAAGAGGATATTTAGCAAATTTACACATGTTGACAATATCGCATTTGACGGAATGTCACGCGTTGCGCACGTTACCGATGCAACCGATTGGCGAATCGAGTATCCATTTGTTGTTCTCAAGCCAGATACCGAAGCAGAAATTCCAAACTTGGTCAGAGCTTGTATTGAGTTAGGGCTGACCATTGTTCCGCGCGGAGGTGGTACGGGTTATACCGGTGGCGCCATTCCAATGGTGGCAATGTCGGCAGTGATTAATACAGAAAAGTTAATTGATCTTGGAGCGGTCGTACATTCTGTATTGCCTGGCCTAAGTGCTCCGGTGCCTACGATTTTCTCTGGGGCGGGCGTGGTGACCCGTCGTGTAGCAGATGCCGCAGAAAAACAAGGACTCGTTTTTGCTGTCGATCCAACCTCAGCGGATGCCAGCTGTATTGGCGGAAATATCGCTATGAACGCAGGTGGTAAGAAAGCAGTCTTATGGGGAACCGCTTTGGATAATCTGGCTAGTTGGCGCATGGTGGATCCCGATGGAAATTGGCTCGATATTGAGCGGCTCGACCATAACCTTGGCAAGATTCATGATCAAGGCGTTGCTCGGTTTCGTTTGATCTGGTCGGATGGCAAGGCGGCACCTCAAGCCAAGGTTTTACGTTCCGAGGTTTTAGAAATCGAGGGCGCTAAATTTAGGAAAGCAGGTTTAGGTAAAGATGTGACGGATAAATTTTTATCCGGCTTACCGGGTATTCAAAAAGAAGGTTGCGATGGTCTGATTACGAGTGCCACCTGGATTTTGCATCGTATGCCAAAGCATATGCGTACCGTTTGTTTGGAGTTTTTTGGCCAGGCACGTGAAGCCATTCCAAGCATTGTTGAGATCAAAGCGTATTTGGATGATTTAAGTAAAAAAGGTGGACCCCTATTGGCGGGACTCGAGCACCTCGATGACCGCTATTTAAAAGCGGTGGGGTACTCCACAAAATCCAAACGCAACGGTTTGCCCAAAATGGTACTCATCGGTGATATCGCTGGAGAGGATGAGGAGGCCGTTGCTGCTGCGACTAGCGAAGTGGTGCGTATGGCCAATCGGCGTGTAGGCGAAGGCTTTGTGGCAGTAAGTGCCGAAGCGCGTAAGAAGTTTTGGTTGGATCGAGCGAGAACGGCGGCGATTGCAAAGCATACTAATGCATTCAAGATTAATGAGGATGTGGTGATTCCGCTCGAGCGAATGGGCGAGTACACCGATGGAATCGATCAAATTAACATCGAGCTATCGCTTAAAAATAAAATTCAGTTACTTGATGCCCTCGAGCAATATATCAATCAAGCAACACTTCCGATTCGTGCAAATGACGAGATTGAGGATATTTCACGAGCAGAAATGGTGGGCGATCGCGTCATTCAGGCCCAGACACTACTGCGTGAAGTAAGGTCTCGCTGGGCAGAGTGGTTAGAGAAAATAGATCAGTTTTTCCCACAGTTGCAAGATGGTACCCTGCGCGCTTCATGGAAAAACGAATTGCTTGCCCCACTGCAAGTCATCTTTGGTGGCTCCACCTTTGATTTGGTATTAAAAGAAATTAAATCAATTCATCAGAAGATATTACGCAAACGCGTATTTGTTGCCTTACATATGCATGCTGGAGACGGCAATGTTCACACCAATATTCCGGTGAACTCGGACGATTATGAGATGTTGCAAGATGCCCACCGTGCAGTTGATCGCATTATGGTTTTGGCACGCTCCTTGGACGGCGTGATTTCGGGTGAGCATGGCATTGGTATTACAAAATTAGAGTACCTCACGGACGAGGAACTCAAAGAATTTCGTTCTTATAAAAATCGAGTGGATCCAAACAACCACTTTAATAAAGGCAAGCTGATGCCAAATGCCAATCTACAAATGGCATATACCCCAAGCTTTGGACTCATGGGTCACGAATCGATCATCATGCAACAAAGCGATATCGGAGCGATTGCTGACAGCGTAAAAGATTGTTTGCGGTGTGGAAAGTGCAAGCCAGTCTGTGCAACTCATGTGCCTCGAGCAAATTTGTTGTATAGCCCCAGAGACAAAATTCTTGCCACTTCATTATTGATCGAAGCATTTTTGTATGAAGAGCAAACCCGCCGCGGGGTATCGATTCGGCATTGGGAAATGTTTGACGATGTTGCTGCGCACTGCACAGTTTGTCATAAGTGCTATACGCCATGCCCAGTCAAAATCGATTTTGGTGATGTCACCATGAATATGCGCAATTTATTACGTAAGATGGGGCAGCGCCGCTTTAATCCAGGTACTAGCGCATCGATGTTATTCCTCAATGCAACTAATCCCGAAACCATCCGAATGAGTCGTAAGGTGATGATTGAATGGGGTTATGGCTTGCAGCGCTTTGCCCATCAATTATTCAAAAAATGGGCCGTTCAGCAAACACAATCACCACCTGCGACAGTTGGTAAGCCTGCTTTGAAAGAGCAGGTGATTTATTTTGTGAATAAGAAGATGCCCGGCAATTTACCCAAAAAGACTGCCCGCGCACTTTTGGATATTGAAAACGCAGACTATGTCCCGATTATTCGTAATCCTTTGGAGACGAGTGTTGATACGGAAGCGGTTTTCTATTTCCCAGGATGCGGTTCGGAGCGACTATTTTCACAAGTGGGATTGGCGACTCAGGCAATGCTTTGGCACGTTGGTGTGCAAACCGTACTACCCCCTGGGTATTTGTGCTGCGGTTATCCGCAAAAGGGAAACGGCGACTTTGATAAAGCCGAGAAAATGATTACGGATAATCGAGTGCTATTTCATCGGGTGGCTAATACCTTGAACTATCTCGATATCAAAACAGTCGTGGTCTCCTGTGGTACCTGTTACGATCAACTGGCAGGCTATCAGTTTGATCAAATCTTCCCAGGTTGTCGAATTATTGATATTCATGAGTACCTGCTCGAGAAAGGGCTAAGACTTGAGGGTGTTGAGGGAGTTCGCTATATGTATCACGATCCATGCCACACCCCCATGAAGCTTCAGGACCCTTTGAAGACAGTCAATGAGCTGATTACACTTGAGGATGGCACGGCAATTGTGAAGAACGAGCGTTGCTGTGGTGAGTCCGGTACGCTAGCAATTACTCGGCCAGATATTTCAACTCAAGTGCGTTATCGCAAGCAAATTGAAATGGAAAAGGGTGCGACCGAACTAAGGAAAGACTTTGCTGGTGAAGTTAAAGTATTAACCAGTTGCCCATCGTGCTTACAAGGCTTATCGCGTTTTGATGGCGATAGCGAGACCAAGGCGGATTACATTGTGGTTGAAATGGCCAAGCATTTATTGGGTGACAATTGGCTTGAAAGCTATATAACTAAGGCCAACCAAGGCGGAATTGAAAGGGTATTAGTGTAA
- the ilvA gene encoding threonine ammonia-lyase, biosynthetic: MKNDYLSRIENAKVYDVARKTELEKARDLSARFQNTILLKREDSQPVFSFKLRGAYNKMAGLSPAALKKGVIAASAGNHAQGVALSAAKLKCKAVIVMPITTPQVKIDAVKAHGGKWVELVLTGDSYSDAYQEAQLLQKKKGYTFIHPFDDPDVIAGQGTIAKEILDQHPDPIDAIFVAIGGGGLISGIGAYIKSVRPKIKVIGVQTVDSDAMKQSLQLGKRVELKEVGLFSDGTAVKQVGKETFKICQQVVDDIVLVDTDEICAAINDVFTDTRSILEPAGALAIAGLKKYVEKHHLKKKTLVAIACGANMNFSRLRFVAERADVGEFREAIFAVTIPEERGSFKAFCKMLGKRNVTEFNYRIAHADQAHIFVGIGTQRAGDNKTIASAFRKAGFATIDLSHDELAKTHLRHMVGGSSALAKDELLYRFEFPERPGALMRFLDSLAPNWNISLFHYRNHGADYGQILLGIQVPKNEQLAFKQFLKTLGYPHWDESKNPAYRLFLK, encoded by the coding sequence ATGAAAAATGATTATTTAAGCCGAATTGAGAACGCCAAGGTCTACGATGTTGCACGCAAAACAGAATTAGAGAAGGCTCGGGATCTAAGCGCACGCTTTCAAAACACGATTCTTTTAAAGCGCGAAGACAGTCAACCGGTCTTCTCATTTAAGTTGCGCGGTGCATATAACAAAATGGCCGGATTGAGCCCGGCGGCTCTTAAAAAGGGGGTGATTGCCGCCTCTGCCGGTAATCATGCGCAAGGTGTTGCACTGTCCGCCGCTAAACTCAAATGCAAGGCGGTGATCGTGATGCCAATCACTACCCCTCAAGTCAAAATTGATGCAGTGAAGGCTCACGGTGGCAAGTGGGTGGAACTGGTCTTGACCGGTGATTCTTACAGCGATGCCTATCAAGAAGCTCAACTGCTTCAGAAAAAGAAGGGGTACACCTTTATCCACCCTTTTGATGATCCAGACGTCATTGCTGGTCAAGGCACGATTGCTAAAGAAATCCTCGATCAACACCCCGATCCAATTGATGCCATTTTTGTGGCAATTGGCGGAGGAGGCCTAATCTCAGGAATCGGCGCCTACATCAAATCAGTTAGGCCAAAGATCAAAGTGATTGGTGTGCAAACGGTTGACTCAGATGCGATGAAACAGTCTTTGCAACTAGGCAAGCGTGTTGAACTGAAGGAAGTTGGTCTGTTCTCAGATGGCACCGCGGTCAAGCAGGTGGGCAAGGAGACCTTTAAGATCTGCCAACAGGTAGTTGACGACATTGTCTTAGTCGATACGGATGAAATCTGCGCTGCGATCAACGATGTCTTTACTGATACGCGCAGTATTTTGGAGCCCGCAGGCGCACTCGCTATCGCAGGTTTAAAAAAATATGTTGAGAAGCATCATCTCAAAAAGAAAACCTTGGTAGCCATTGCGTGTGGTGCCAATATGAATTTTAGTCGTCTACGATTTGTGGCTGAACGTGCCGATGTGGGTGAATTTCGTGAGGCAATCTTTGCGGTCACCATTCCTGAAGAGCGAGGCTCTTTTAAAGCGTTTTGCAAAATGCTCGGTAAACGCAATGTCACTGAATTTAACTATCGCATCGCACATGCCGACCAAGCGCATATTTTTGTTGGCATCGGGACCCAACGGGCGGGTGACAACAAAACAATTGCCAGTGCCTTTCGTAAAGCCGGATTTGCAACCATTGATCTAAGCCATGATGAATTGGCCAAAACGCATCTAAGACACATGGTTGGTGGTAGTTCCGCTTTGGCCAAAGATGAACTACTCTACCGCTTTGAGTTTCCAGAACGCCCAGGTGCGCTGATGCGCTTTCTAGATAGCCTGGCCCCGAACTGGAATATCAGCTTGTTTCATTACCGTAATCATGGGGCCGATTATGGACAAATCTTATTAGGAATTCAGGTGCCGAAGAACGAACAGCTGGCCTTTAAACAATTTTTAAAGACTTTAGGCTATCCTCATTGGGATGAGAGTAAGAATCCTGCGTACCGCCTATTTCTAAAATAA
- a CDS encoding 5'-nucleotidase, producing MSYTLAGKLVVAISSRALFDFEEENRLFEQSDDSAYMKLQLERLAIPAQVGVAFPLVKKLLRFNQDQPRVEVVILSRNDPVSGLRVFRSAKHHGLSIERGVFTRGRPPYHYLKSLQANLFLSANEEDVRATLDTGFPAARVYPESTKMAENNPNEIRIAFDGDAVLFSDEAEQVFQDQGLKAFVDHESQRAAIPLPPGPFKPLLAALHQLQTEALPKNEMRIRTALVTARSAPAHERAIRTLMNWGIDVDEAMFLGGLSKREFLKEFEPDFFFDDQTGHCNAASSVAPTGHVISGVSNTNRSKA from the coding sequence ATGTCCTATACCCTCGCTGGAAAACTAGTCGTTGCCATTTCATCGAGAGCACTCTTTGATTTTGAAGAGGAAAACCGCCTGTTTGAACAAAGTGATGACAGTGCCTACATGAAATTGCAACTAGAACGCCTAGCGATTCCAGCCCAAGTGGGTGTTGCTTTTCCTCTTGTTAAAAAATTACTCCGCTTTAATCAAGATCAACCACGTGTTGAAGTTGTAATCCTTTCACGTAACGATCCGGTCAGTGGTTTACGCGTATTTCGTTCTGCCAAACACCATGGACTTAGCATTGAACGCGGCGTCTTTACCCGCGGTAGGCCGCCGTATCACTACTTAAAATCGCTGCAAGCCAACCTTTTTTTATCAGCGAATGAGGAAGACGTGCGTGCCACGCTTGATACCGGCTTTCCGGCTGCGCGCGTCTACCCAGAATCAACCAAAATGGCCGAGAACAACCCTAATGAAATCCGCATCGCCTTTGACGGAGATGCTGTTTTATTTTCAGATGAGGCCGAACAAGTTTTTCAGGATCAGGGTCTAAAAGCATTTGTTGATCATGAAAGTCAACGTGCTGCCATTCCATTGCCACCAGGTCCCTTTAAGCCCTTGCTAGCCGCCCTTCACCAACTGCAAACGGAGGCTCTGCCTAAAAATGAAATGCGTATCCGGACTGCTTTAGTAACAGCCCGCTCCGCACCGGCCCATGAACGTGCCATTCGCACCCTGATGAACTGGGGAATTGATGTAGATGAGGCGATGTTTCTTGGGGGTCTATCCAAGCGCGAATTTCTCAAAGAGTTCGAGCCCGACTTTTTCTTTGATGATCAGACCGGTCATTGCAATGCCGCCTCCAGCGTAGCCCCAACAGGGCATGTAATTTCTGGGGTTAGTAATACCAACCGGTCTAAAGCCTAA